Proteins encoded by one window of Anoplopoma fimbria isolate UVic2021 breed Golden Eagle Sablefish chromosome 23, Afim_UVic_2022, whole genome shotgun sequence:
- the guca1a gene encoding guanylyl cyclase-activating protein 1, with the protein MGNSTGSTVDDLQSVEMHLWYKKFMTECPSGQLTLHEFKQFFGLRGLDPEANAYIEQMFRTFDMNKDGYIDFLEYVAALSLVMRGKMEHKLRWYFKLYDVDGNGCIDRHELLNIIKAIRAINGNESQEISAEDFTNRVFDRIDINGDGELSLEEFVAGARSDEDFMEVMIKSLDLTHIVTMIHNRRHSV; encoded by the exons atgggtaaCTCAACAGGAAGCACCGTGGACGACCTGCAGTCGGTGGAGATGCACCTCTGGTACAAGAAGTTCATGACCGAGTGCCCCTCGGGTCAGCTCACCCTGCACGAGTTCAAGCAGTTCTTCGGGCTGCGAGGTCTGGACCCGGAGGCCAACGCCTACATAGAGCAGATGTTCCGCACGTTTGACATGAACAAG GATGGCTACATCGACTTCCTGGAGTACGTGGCGGCCCTCAGTCTGGTGATGCGAGGAAAGATGGAGCACAAGCTGCGCTGGTATTTCAAACTTTATGACGTAGACGGGAACGGATGCATCGACCGACACGAGCTCCTCAACATCATAAAG GCCATCCGTGCAATCAATGGGAATGAAAGTCAGGAAATATCTGCTGAGGATTTCACTAACCGCGTGTTTGACAGGATTGATATAAACGGAGACG GAGAGCTTTCCCTGGAGGAGTTTGTGGCCGGCGCTCGCAGTGATGAAGACTTCATGGAGGTGATGATAAAGAGTCTGGACCTCACCCACATCGTGACGATGATCCACAACAGGAGGCACAGCGTCTAG
- the golgb1 gene encoding golgin subfamily B member 1, producing the protein MFSRLATVLQELSGEEGPDGDPQGMLVPQLPADESPAPVESEAPEEALERMAHLEQLVVQLKELIRDKDTQLFNKDAQLKNEKDEAEARFTKLKLQAKAKMVALNKQITDLKGQGGATQSPDSSFTGAGAAVEEELQELKNRLSEEEANSRELQGRLQTTEQLLQEKESAHAEQLGKLQAVVCEKDVRFQEQIQQHEEELLRVAAQSQSDDGLQQALHASQRRCEELEEALNSRSQVLEMLQQEVSSADQQKQILTAQFRQMEQELAEAVKRREEERQQWAEQASQADAEVAALRFSLEDFERERTEVAGQEGELASLREAEHVSREALEKEKMEVARLERELALLKEAELAYVQASREASESDRAEMVRLESELASMREAVVHASQDASEREKSEVDKLERELASLKEEQQDAQKKSEILAKMWGPLRSLALEEAAEEEEVPFPADLTLFLDTVQSIETQLMRLKDERSVREEHCVELTHTMETLQEQLDRRTTEQEETAAKIQQLQHQIETASESDDVTEPSAQDSSETKEAHLVELEQQLLEKDNELVALRESLRLANEHISSGAASGEAYDQTPDQGQDASTPPHDRSAALPDFMDVTQEDETTLVAEDTSVLSISADNESGPELIGHQSESPEESKGTSSDEMVGSSDSEVAHSSWTLLEAVNQDGGQEWPSILQDFGGMQLQSWEATSMEQETSTVQLESSSVIIRETVQVHVTQQGSSATDGNMASGQVFAQALAEELQRRYSELLAELQRLREAAAESHEKIKSLEEETQSLTASKEEAESQANGFIEELKSAREELDKLSQQFSSVVEKHGVEMHLLEDQIDILSTESNIKEEKIQVLQTDLEMARQAFSEQEGQARMLSAQLEDRELLSSELERRLQDMEISMFEYSQTSELNNDTMSKKDIEISDLCGRLSQKEQEVMELNDSMSAKLLQAEEEKFQMDGEVNKLKEQIVDLEKVMDDKQKGSSEDSAAHVDDELASVRKEKGVLETQLTTTKKKLQAALVQRKELLRKVTDFEAEANKRTEQDETAKGETTTDIPEVEQFRGHMIQEMEAKIMELEQALRAKEEAVETLEMKISQQDQVLTETLALNRQLSEEASNSQQADSSSETTVLQSQVASLEAECETLQKKVQDAQESRKETIRKAKEKDRHHREQLKQQKEEHNELVERFEVQSGEREVLLTKLRELEEQMSAEREPGQESKRPADTVAKQVAGYWVQEDWVDFATTETESAQPKSSDPVQHPAEQSEVFSAQMEESLKALRDEIQTVRLANTELEKQLQETQTSLTLKESELLELGKELLTLREKESQIDTLSEEIQDLREKYHQAESYAESLKAEIDAAAEAATADSTSSITTLQTEVQDFKQFLDNKNHEIMELSQQLSEQNTLIHSMQDTVSQKDQLISSLQEELKAEQEKTQRLEVEVPQKQEEGKDSEAKIQQLQRKLQAALISRKDVLKENKTQKEQLAATEKLLAELQQKMESAEDELEKLRAERVKLIDEVDRTLLENQSLGSSCESLKLAMEGIVSEKDACKREVELAKEEAARACREWEEKVQSMKDEYETLLRSYENVSDEAERVRRVLGAARQERQELATKVRTHEAGRQEAERQAEEAQKEVNLVKDKMRKFAKTKQQKILELEEENERLQEMQDKTVIKREGRALKVEAERLQDDLGALKAELDATVAERDSLGQQIEELREQLAQTREKEDSVIQAPLLSSAAGVEEVVTAQQSDLIMTKAEPVESQYEDTEKPSTPEETPADQIVAVDAPETHSQPSEENEKAETTESVRALLEDKMREMGAAVNAERELWQEQEAGHKAELASLERDLQDSKEKESLVASLEKCLQEGKEREKSLAEEGSKREAQFKELLKSLETEKDNLEERLMNQLAQLNGSIAGYQQEAADNREHLAELQREVERLERERAELEAEAQSESDRAARLEEDMRQAQRERTEAEAESGKQRELEQQLRSAQRVREGSQSRARQLEELLREKQLEVRQLQRDCIKYQERISELGREFKALQLGHDELHSKMEQSQLETSKTIEDLKRTEAELASCKSQLDETQKQASEALAEITALEQNAQKREALLKAEAEQTLDSVRFRLGAELKELELRLEEVDRERDKEEEATLEAREVAEGAERRAQEMQARLDESLARLAAFSRCMSSLQDDRDRVLDETRQWETRFNDALQSKDAEVREAETKAKELAEQLQRESALREELQLSVNRLEKADKDLKLKLEEEVKKVAESQAALEEERTKLQQTTTEMQSAQNEAHGLKNEVESLTQRTRALDEAVGRLQGEVDQARTELREREAEERRLCLNVEQLETDLRSSKALTESLQTELNEKEQREVEMLGEKEQAVAQAAEEARKEADSRAQGAEEELEQRRGELRDLEEKLRKGEEESNNRKARLDSFMKAMGSLQDDRDRVLNMYKQLEEKHLQVMLEKDGLIQEAAGENNSLKEELRSLLVQRDDLYAEKAQLSAQLHGYREELNQVLSMKDSQHKQLLAAQRERIASLEKEREELESKVNRSGEMEVDAVRVERETLSQAADFKTASQVIDAPGAEVEKLREQLQAARDQVAALEEGLQKERQGQKGNSKELAELRWEGGVMRTESENAQERVAELARDLLSVEQNLLCEREVTTQLRAENQSFAKAMASLQDSRDQAVNKVQELSRKLEETSKAGGPAAPSSPGGSAGEVWGLKNALQALQNDRERLLEQLDSRSSELKKLKSELARLGAGELIKISQELFEEKKKNEDMLGDLMQLENMVGMSKQEIETLRLERMDWMAQAEQLKQQTLATLSERDHQLRQLTAMLEEARAHKPKLQQEHYQREGTEEVDSAPGAPQERSSPVDGHAYIAEVKDLQRRLDDEMRQRVAAEEQLMATQDRLKRQAKWPPAQEEDRSETALLIEPEGVVTRTRRGGPGLVRMLRVAFCSRQRTPLLFSLYLLTVHVLLLLCLGGYL; encoded by the exons ATGTTCAGCCGTCTGGCCACAGTCCTCCAGGAGCTCTCTGGAGAGGAGGGCCCAGATGGAGACCCGCAG GGCATGCTGGTGCCTCAGCTCCCTGCCGATGAGAGCCCAGCTCCTGTGGAGTCCGAGGCCCCCGAGGAGGCCTTGGAGAGGATGGCTCACCTGGAACAACTGGTGGTCCAGCTGAAGGAGCTCATCCGAGACAAAGACACGCAGCTGTTTAACAAAGATGCACAGCTCAAG AACGAGAAGGACGAAGCTGAGGCTCGCTTCACCAAACTCAAACTGCAGGCCAAAGCAAAGATGGTGGCACTGAACAAACAGATAACGGATTTGAAAGGACAAGGAGGAGCAACA CAGAGTCCAGACAGCTCTTTCACAGGAGCCGGTGCTGCAGTCGAGGAGGAGCTCCAGGAGCTGAAGAACAGGCTGAGTGAGGAGGAAGCCAACAGCAGAGAGCTCCAGGGGCGACTGCAGACCACAGAACAGCTCCTTCAAGAGAAGGAATCTGCCCACGCTGAACAG ttgGGGAAACTGCAGGCTGTCGTCTGTGAGAAGGATGTGCGTTTCCAGGAACAGATCCAGCAACACGAAGAAGAGCTGCTGAGGGTCGCAGCACAGTCTCAGAGTGACGACGGGCTTCAGCAG GCCCTGCATGCATCACAGAGGCGTTGTGAAGAGCTTGAGGAGGCCTTAAACTCTCGGTCCCAAGTGCTGGAAAtgctgcagcaggaagtgagCAGTGCTGATCAGCAGAAACAG ATCTTGACTGCTCAGTTCCGGCAGATGGAGCAGGAGCTGGCCGAGGCCGTCAagcggagggaggaggagaggcagcagTGGGCCGAACAGGCCAGCCAGGCCGACGCAGAAGTCGCAGCCCTCCGATTCAGCCTGGAGGactttgaaagagagagaacggAGGTGGCGGGGCAAGAGGGCGAGCTAGCGTCCCTGAGAGAGGCGGAGCATGTGAGTCGAGAGGCTCTGGAGAAGGAAAAGATGGAGGTTGCCAGATTGGAGAGAGAACTGGCTCTGCTGAAAGAGGCTGAGCTCGCATATGTCCAAGCGAGCCGTGAAGCTTCAGAGAGCGACAGGGCGGAAATGGTTCGGCTGGAAAGTGAACTTGCATCTATGAGAGAGGCCGTCGTCCACGCCAGCCAGGACGCCTCAGAGAGGGAGAAGTCAGAGGTTGATAAGCTAGAGCGAGAACTGGCCTCACTTAAGGAAGAACAACAAGATGCCCAGAAGAAGAGTGAGATCTTGGCTAAAATGTGGGGACCTCTGCGATCTCTGGCTCttgaagaagcagcagaagaagaagaagtcccCTTCCCCGCTGACCTGACCCTGTTCCTCGACACCGTGCAGTCTATTGAGACACAACTGATGAGGCTGAAAGATGAACGCAGTGTTAGAGAAGAACATTGTGTCGAGCTCACCCACACCATGGAAACCCTTCAGG AACAACTTGACAGAAGAACCACagaacaggaggaaacagctgccaagatacaacagctgcagcatcAAATTGAAACG GCATCTGAAAGTGATGATGTGACTGAACCATCAGCACAGGATTCATCTGAAACTAAAGAAG CACACTTAGTGGAACTGGAGCAGCAGCTTTTAGAAAAAGACAATGAGCTGGTTGCCTTGCGGGAATCCCTCAGACTGGCTAACGAGCACATCTCTAGTGGGGCTGCATCAGGTGAAGCCTACGATCAGACTCCAGATCAGGGTCAGGATGCCAGTACACCCCCCCATGACCGTTCTGCTGCCCTTCCTGACTTCATGGATGTTACACAAGAAGATGAGACCACCTTAGTTGCTGAGGACACCTCAGTCCTCTCCATTTCTGCTGATAACGAGAGCGGCCCAGAGCTTATTGGACACCAGTCTGAGTCCCCAGAAGAATCCAAAGGGACCTCCTCAGATGAGATGGTCGGCAGTAGTGATTCAGAAGTGGCCCACAGCAGCTGGACCCTCCTAGAAGCTGTGAATCAAGACGGAGGCCAGGAGTGGCCGTCCATCCTGCAGGACTTTGGCGGGATGCAGCTGCAGTCATGGGAGGCAACGAGCATGGAGCAGGAAACCTCCACAGTTCAACTCGAGTCCTCCTCTGTCATCATCCGAGAGACGGTACAAGTTCATGTAACACAGCAGGGTTCTTCCGCCACAGATGGTAACATGGCCTCTGGTCAGGTGTTCGCTCAGGCCTTAGCCGAGGAGCTTCAGAGGAGGTACAGTGAGCTTCTGGCTGAGCTTCAGAGGCTCAGAGAGGCGGCTGCAGAGTCACATGAGAAAATCAAGAGTCTGGAAGAAGAAACTCAGTCGCTTACTGCCTCCAAAGAAGAGGCAGAGTCCCAGGCCAATGGTTTTATTGAGGAACTTAAGTCAGCCAGAGAGGAGTTGGACAAGCTCTCTCAGCAATTCAGCTCAGTGGTGGAGAAACACGGTGTTGAAATGCATCTCCTAGAAGATCAGATAGACATTTTAAGCACTGAAAGTAACATTAAGGAAGAGAAGATTCAGGTCCTGCAGACAGATCTGGAAATGGCCCGCCAAGCTTTCTCCGAGCAGGAGGGGCAGGCCAGGATGCTGAGTGCTCAGCTGGAGGACCGAGAGCTCCTCTCCTCCGAGCTGGAGAGGAGGCTTCAAGATATGGAAATCAGCATGTTTGAATACTCTCAAACATCAGAGCTCAACAATGACACTATGTCAAAGAAGGACATTGAGATCAGCGACCTATGTGGCCGTCTCAGCCAAAAAGAGCAGGAGGTGATGGAGCTCAACGACAGCATGTCTGCTAAACTCCTCCAAGCTGAAGAGGAGAAGTTCCAGATGGACGGTGAGGTCAATAAACTGAAGGAGCAGATAGTGGACCTTGAGAAAGTCATGGACGATAAACAGAAGGGGAGTTCTGAAGACTCGGCCGCTCATGTGGACGATGAACTTGCGAGTGTGCGAAAGGAGAAAGGAGTTCTAGAAACCCAACTGACCACCACAAAGAAGAAGTTGCAGGCTGCACTTGTGCAACGCAAAGAGCTCCTGAGGAAGGTCACCGATTTTGAGGCAGAAGCAAATAAACGGACAGAGCAAGATGAAACGGCAAAGGGAGAAACGACTACAGACATTCCTGAGGTAGAACAATTTAGAGGACATATGATTCAGGAAATGGAGGCTAAAATCATGGAACTCGAGCAAGCTTTAAGAGCCAAAGAAGAGGCAGTTGAGACTCTTGAGATGAAAATTAGCCAGCAGGATCAAGTTCTCACCGAGACGCTTGCTCTGAATAGACAGTTAAGCGAAGAAGCCTCAAACTCTCAGCAGGCTGACAGTTCTTCTGAAACAACGGTGTTACAATCCCAAGTGGCCTCTCTTGAAGCAGAGTGTGAAACCCTTCAGAAGAAAGTTCAAGACGCCCAAGAATCTCGCAAGGAAACCATCCgcaaagcaaaagaaaaggacaGGCACCACCGTGAACAGCTGAAGCAGCAGAAAGAAGAACACAACGAGCTTGTGGAGCGTTTTGAGGTTCAGAGCGGCGAGCGAGAAGTTCTTCTGACTAAATTGAGAGAATTGGAAGAACAAATGAGTGCTGAAAGAGAACCTGGTCAAGAGTCCAAGCGACCGGCTGACACTGTGGCAAAGCAAGTGGCAGGTTATTGGGTCCAGGAGGACTGGGTGGATTTTGCCACAACTGAGACAGAGTCAGCGCAACCGAAATCCAGCGATCCGGTTCAGCATCCTGCCGAGCAGTCTGAAGTCTTCTCTGCACAAATGGAGGAATCTCTGAAAGCCCTCAGAGACGAGATCCAGACTGTGCGGCTGGCTAACACAGAGCTAgagaagcagctgcaggaaacCCAGACCAGTTTGACTCTAAAAGAGTCTGAATTACTGGAATTGGGCAAAGAGCTACTCACACtaagagaaaaggaaagtcaGATTGATACACTCTCAGAGGAAATTCAAGATCTTAGAGAAAAGTATCACCAGGCTGAGTCTTACGCTGAATCTCTGAAAGCAGAGATAGACGCTGCAGCCGAAGCAGCCACTGCAGATTCTACATCCTCCATTACAACTCTTCAGACCGAAGTGCAGGACTTCAAGCAGTTCCTCGACAATAAAAACCATGAAATCATGGAGCTGAGCCAGCAGCTCAGCGAGCAGAACACTCTCATACACTCGATGCAGGACACAGTGTCTCAGAAGGATCAGCTGATATCTTCTTTACAGGAAGAACTGAAGGCTGAGCAAGAAAAAACCCAAAGGTTAGAGGTTGAGGTTCCACAGAAGCAGGAGGAAGGAAAAGACAGCGAGGCAAAGATCCAGCAGCTTCAACGAAAGCTTCAGGCTGCTCTGATCTCTCGCAAAGATGtcttgaaagaaaacaaaacccaGAAGGAACAACTAGCTGCAACCGAGAAGCTTTTAGCTGAACTGCAGCAGAAAATGGAGTCAGCGGAAGACGAGCTGGAGAAGCTCAGAGCGGAAAGAGTTAAACTGATTGATGAGGTTGACCGGACCTTACTGGAAAACCAAAGCCTGGGATCATCCTGTGAGAGCCTCAAACTGGCCATGGAGGGCATAGTGAGCGAGAAGGATGCCTGTAAGAGAGAAGTGGAGCTGGCGAAAGAAGAGGCCGCCAGAGCCTGCAGAGAATGGGAGGAAAAGGTTCAAAGCATGAAGGACGAGTACGAGACCCTGCTCAGGTCTTATGAGAATGTGAGCGACGAGGCAGAGCGAGTGAGACGAGTCCTGGGGGCCGCCAGGCAGGAGAGACAAGAGCTCGCGACCAAGGTGAGGACCCATGAGGCTGGGAGGCAGGAAGCTGAAAGACAGGCAGAAGAGGCACAGAAAGAGGTGAATTTGGTGAAAGACAAGATGAGAAAGTTTgccaaaacaaagcagcagaagATCCTGGAgttggaggaggagaatgagagACTTCAAGAGATGCAGGACAAGACTGTAATAAAACGAGAGGGCAGGGCTCTCAAAGTTGAGGCTGAACGACTTCAAGATGACCTGGGGGCTTTGAAAGCTGAGTTGGACGCTACTGTGGCCGAAAGGGACTCTTTAGGGCAGCAGATTGAAGAGTTGAGGGAACAACTTGCccaaacaagagagaaagaagacagTGTCATTCAAGCCCCTTTGCTTAGCTCTGCAGCTGGTGTAGAAGAGGTTGTCACTGCCCAGCAATCCGACCTAATCATGACCAAAGCAGAGCCTGTTGAGAGTCAATATGAAGACACAGAAAAACCCTCAACTCCAGAGGAGACACCAGCTGACCAAATAGTTGCAGTGGATGCaccagaaacacattcacaaccCAGTGAGGAAAACGAAAAGGCAGAAACGACAGAGAGTGTTCGAGCTTTATTAGAGGATAAAATGAGGGAGATGGGGGCGGCTGTCAATGCAGAAAGGGAACTGTGGCAGGAACAGGAGGCCGGACACAAAGCCGAGCTGGCTTCTCTTGAGCGAGATCTTCAGGACAGTAAAGAGAAGGAGAGCCTTGTGGCGTCGCTAGAGAAGTGCCTTCAAgagggcaaagagagagaaaagagtctGGCCGAGGAGGGATCGAAGAGGGAGGCCCAGTTCAAAGAGCTGCTCAAAAGCCTCGAAACTGAGAAAGACAACCTGGAGGAGCGTCTGATGAACCAGCTGGCTCAGCTCAACGGGAGCATCGCCGGCTACCAGCAAGAGGCGGCGGACAACCGGGAGCACCTCGCTGAGCTGcagcgggaggtggagcggttGGAGAGGGAGCGAGCCGAGCTGGAAGCCGAGGCTCAGAGTGAGAGCGACCGGGCCGCCAGGCTGGAGGAGGACATGAGGCAAGCCCAGAGAGAAAGAACCGAAGCCGAAGCGGAGTCCGGTAAGCAGAGGGAGCTGGAGCAACAGCTGAGGTCCGCCCAGAGGGTCAGAGAGGGCAGCCAGAGCAGAGCGCGTCAGCTGGAGGAACTGTTGAGGGAGAAGCAGCTGGAGGTCCGTCAGCTGCAGAGGGACTGCATCAAGTACCAGGAGAGGATCAGCGAACTGGGTAGAGAATTTAAGGCGCTGCAGCTCGGCCACGATGAGCTCCACAGCAAGATGGAACAATCCCAACTGGAGACTTCCAAAACCATAGAAGACCTGAAAAGGACCGAGGCAGAGCTGGCCAGCTGCAAATCCCAGCTGGACGAGACGCAGAAACAGGCAAGCGAGGCTTTAGCTGAGATAACCGCCCTTGAACAGAATGCCCAAAAGAGAGAGGCCTTGTTGAAAGCAGAGGCAGAGCAAACCCTCGACTCTGTGAGATTCAGGCTCGGAGCCGAACTGAAGGAGCTGGAGCTGAGGCTGGAAGAGGTGGACAGAGAAAGGGACAAGGAAGAGGAAGCCACTCTGGAGGCCAGAGAGGTCGCAGAAGGAGCTGAGAGACGCGCCCAGGAGATGCAAGCCCGTCTGGACGAGTCTCTGGCCAGGTTGGCTGCCTTCTCGCGCTGCATGTCCTCGCTGCAAGACGACCGGGACAGAGTTTTGGACGAGACCCGACAATGGGAGACTCGCTTTAACGATGCGCTGCAGAGCAAGGATGCTGAAGTGCGGGAGGCTGAAACAAAGGCCAAGGAACTGGCAGAACAGCTTCAGAGAGAATCTGCACTGAGAGAAGAACTTCAGCTTTCAGTGAACAG ACTTGAGAAAGCAGACAAAGATTTGAAGCTGAAACTGGAAGAGGAGGTAAAGAAAGTCGCAGAAAGCCAAGCTGCcctagaggaggagaggacgaaGCTTCAGCAAACTACAACTGAGATGCAGTCTGCACAAAATGAAGCCCATGGCCTGAAAAATGAGGTGGAGAGTCTAACTCAGAGGACCAGAGCTCTGGATGAGGCTGTAGGTCGGCTGCAGGGTGAAGTCGACCAGGCCAGGACTGAgctgagggagagggaggcagaaGAGAGGCGGCTGTGTCTGAACGTGGAGCAACTAGAGACAGACCTGAGGTCCTCTAAGGCCTTGACGGAGAGTCTGCAGACTGAGTTAAATgagaaggagcagagagaggtggagatgCTGGGGGAGAAGGAGCAAGCAGTTGCTCAG GCTGCAGAGGAGGCCAGAAAGGAGGCCGACAGCAGGGCAcaaggagctgaggaggagctggagcagagaagaggagaacTGCGGGATCTGGAAGAAAAACTGCGAAAGGGGGAAGAAGAGAGCAACAACAGAAAAGCCAGACTGGACTCTTTCATGAAGGCCATGGGCTCCCTGCAGGATGACAGAGACAGAGTCCTCAACATGTACaaacagctggaggagaaacaCCTGCAG GTGATGTTGGAGAAAGATGGTCTGATCCAAGAGGCGGCCGGGGAGAACAACAGCCTGAAAGAGGAGCTGCGCTCTCTGCTGGTTCAGAGAGACGACCTGTACGCCGAAAAGGCCCAGCTGTCCGCTCAGCTTCACGGCTACCGGGAAGAACTTAACCAAGTCCTGAGCATGAAGGACTCCCAACACAAACAGCTTCTGGCAGCACAGCGAGAGCGTATCGCCTCTCTGGAAAAAGAACGCGAGGAATTGGAGAGTAAGGTCAACAGATCTGGAGAGATGGAGGTAGACGCAGTCAGAGTGGAAAGGGAGACTCTTAGCCAGGCTGCTGACTTTAAGACGGCATCACAGGTGATAGACGCTCCCGGTGCAGAAGTCGAGAAGCTGAGGGAGCAGCTGCAAGCGGCGAGGGATCAAGTGGCTGCTTTGGAGGAGGGCCTGCAGAAGGAGAGACAAGGGCAGAAGGGCAACAGCAAAGAGCTGGCTGAGCTGCGATGGGAGGGAGGCGTGATGCGGACGGAGTCGGAGAACGCTCAGGAGAGGGTGGCAGAGCTGGCCAGAGACTTGCTGTCTGTCGAACAGAATCTGCTGTGCGAGAGAGAAGTGACGACGCAGCTGAGAGCGGAGAATCAGTCGTTCGCAAAAGCCATGGCCTCCCTCCAGGACAGCAGGGACCAGGCGGTAAACAAGGTCCAGGAACTGAGCCGGAAGCTGGAAGAGACGAGTAAGGCAGGCGGCCCCGCAGCACCCAGCAGCCCCGGAGGCTCCGCTGGAGAAGTGTGGGGGCTGAAGAACGCACTACAGGCCCTGCAGAATGACAGGGAGAGACTG cTGGAGCAGCTTGATTCGCGGTCGTCTGAGCTCAAGAAGCTGAAGTCGGAGCTGGCTCGACTGGGAGCAGGAGAGCTGATTAAAATCAGCCAGGAGCTGtttgaggagaagaagaagaacgaagACATGCTGGGCGACTTAATGCAGCTAGAGAATATGGTGGGAATGAGCAAGCAGGAGATAGAGACTCTCAG ACTGGAGCGTATGGACTGGATGGCTCAAGCCGAGCAGCTGAAGCAGCAGACCCTCGCCACACTCTCGGAGAGGGACCACCAACTGCGGCAACTCACCGCCATGCTGGAGGAGGCCCGCGCTCACAAGCCCAAACTACAGCAGGAACACTACCAGAGagag GGCACAGAGGAAGTGGACAGCGCTCCTGGAGCCCCACAGGAGCGAAGCAGCCCTGTAGACGGTCACGCCTACATAGCTGAGGTCAAAGACCTACAGAGGAG gCTGGATGATGAGATGCGGCAGAGGGTGGCTGCGGAGGAGCAGCTGATGGCCACACAGGATCGACTCAAACG CCAGGCGAAATGGCCCCCTGCACAAGAAGAGGATCGCTCAGAGACTGCTCTTTTGATCGAGCCGGAAGGAGTTGTCACTCGA ACTCGGAGAGGTGGCCCGGGTTTAGTGCGGATGCTCCGAGTGGCTTTCTGCTCCCGTCAGCGCACCCCTCTGCTGTTCAGCCTCTATCTGCTCACTGTGCacgtcctgctgctgctgtgtctggGCGGATACCTCTGA